The Streptomyces sp. HSG2 genome has a segment encoding these proteins:
- a CDS encoding SGM_5486 family transporter-associated protein — MPVLDPDPQHGQKKMLLVFGSFLAIFVIIGVVATVFSP; from the coding sequence ATGCCGGTACTCGACCCCGATCCCCAGCACGGCCAGAAGAAGATGCTGCTCGTCTTCGGCTCCTTCCTCGCCATCTTCGTGATCATCGGCGTCGTGGCCACCGTCTTCTCGCCGTGA
- a CDS encoding MFS transporter, with protein sequence MPVMACEEIGTEPRTSDRSGWRPGVLGPRARAWRTPLTLAAVVLAAFNLRPAVTSLGAALDEVRSGLGMSGLVAGGLTAAPALCFAVMGPVAPRLARRFGPGAVMSAAMAAVTAGLLIRPHTGATVGFLLAGVPVLAGIAVGNVLLPAVVKRWFPTRVGPVTGLYSMALALGSAVAAGGTVPLIAVLGGDWRLGLAAWAVPAAVALPVWLALAGGRGAAPWEPPFPTVGPAPAPRLARSPTAWALAVFFGLQATAAYVAMGWTAQIFRDAGVSPGRAGLLLALTMATGVPLAFVVPRLAARSRRQGHLVLLLGCCGAAAYAGLVVAPTAGAWLWATLLGVSTCAFPLALTMIGMRARTGEGVVRLSAFVQSVGYLLSLPGPLIVGALHEHDGGWTRSICLMGALLVPQAVAGVLAGRPRAIEDEAGR encoded by the coding sequence ATGCCGGTCATGGCATGCGAGGAGATCGGGACCGAGCCCCGGACATCCGACCGTTCGGGATGGCGACCTGGGGTCCTCGGGCCGAGAGCGCGGGCGTGGCGGACCCCTCTGACTCTCGCGGCGGTCGTCCTGGCCGCGTTCAACCTCCGCCCCGCCGTCACCAGCCTCGGCGCCGCGCTGGACGAGGTCCGGTCGGGGCTCGGGATGAGCGGCCTCGTGGCCGGCGGTCTCACCGCCGCCCCCGCGCTGTGCTTCGCCGTGATGGGCCCTGTCGCGCCCCGACTCGCGCGCCGATTCGGCCCCGGCGCCGTGATGAGCGCCGCCATGGCGGCCGTCACGGCGGGATTGCTGATCCGCCCTCACACCGGCGCCACCGTCGGCTTCCTCCTGGCGGGCGTGCCGGTCCTCGCGGGCATCGCGGTCGGCAACGTCCTGCTGCCCGCCGTCGTCAAGCGTTGGTTCCCCACCCGGGTCGGCCCCGTGACCGGGCTGTACTCGATGGCCCTGGCGTTGGGCAGCGCGGTGGCCGCCGGGGGGACGGTGCCGCTGATCGCGGTGCTCGGAGGCGACTGGCGGCTCGGTCTCGCGGCCTGGGCCGTACCCGCCGCCGTGGCGCTCCCGGTCTGGCTGGCCCTGGCCGGCGGTCGCGGAGCCGCCCCCTGGGAGCCCCCCTTCCCGACCGTGGGGCCGGCCCCGGCGCCGCGTCTCGCCCGGAGTCCGACAGCCTGGGCCCTGGCGGTCTTCTTCGGCCTTCAGGCCACGGCGGCCTACGTGGCCATGGGGTGGACCGCGCAGATCTTCCGGGACGCGGGTGTGTCGCCGGGCCGCGCGGGCCTGCTGCTGGCCCTCACCATGGCCACGGGTGTGCCCCTGGCGTTCGTCGTCCCCCGGTTGGCCGCCCGGTCCCGGCGGCAGGGTCACCTGGTGCTCCTGCTCGGATGCTGCGGGGCGGCGGCCTACGCCGGACTCGTCGTCGCGCCGACGGCGGGAGCCTGGCTGTGGGCCACGCTGCTCGGCGTCTCCACCTGCGCTTTCCCGCTCGCCCTCACCATGATCGGCATGCGTGCCCGGACGGGCGAGGGGGTCGTGCGACTATCCGCCTTCGTACAGAGCGTCGGCTACCTCCTCTCTCTGCCCGGCCCCCTGATCGTGGGCGCGCTCCACGAGCACGACGGCGGGTGGACCCGGTCGATCTGCCTGATGGGCGCCCTGCTGGTGCCGCAGGCGGTGGCAGGCGTCCTGGCGGGTCGCCCCAGGGCGATCGAGGACGAGGCGGGCCGCTGA
- a CDS encoding transglycosylase SLT domain-containing protein, which yields MPKLITLLTFPRDTRRRDRRSGRHRRIAIAGVGTLGAAAVALSAIPAGAETTAAAPAHPAKISYDAGAVKDVRTDVTSADAADAVKIADIRARQDAAAEKKAAAEAERKTADEAREKAAAEKAAQEKAAQEKAAQERAEKESASRSAERSAEGHSGTSYPDNLDGWIKEALSVMKAKGIPGTYEGLHKNIIRESSGNPRAINNWDINAQNGIPSQGLLQVIPPTFKAYHVEGTSWDIYDPVANLTAAANYAADRYGSIDNVNSAY from the coding sequence ATGCCCAAGCTGATCACGCTGCTCACGTTTCCACGCGACACCCGCCGCCGCGACCGCCGGTCCGGGCGCCACCGGAGGATCGCGATCGCCGGTGTCGGCACACTCGGTGCCGCCGCCGTGGCGCTCTCGGCGATCCCCGCGGGTGCCGAGACCACCGCCGCAGCGCCCGCGCACCCGGCGAAGATCTCCTACGACGCCGGCGCCGTGAAGGACGTCCGGACCGACGTCACGAGCGCGGACGCCGCCGACGCGGTGAAGATCGCGGACATCCGGGCGCGGCAGGACGCCGCCGCCGAGAAGAAGGCCGCCGCGGAGGCGGAGCGCAAGACGGCGGACGAGGCCAGGGAGAAGGCCGCGGCCGAGAAGGCCGCGCAGGAGAAGGCGGCCCAGGAGAAGGCCGCGCAGGAGCGTGCGGAGAAGGAGAGCGCGAGCCGGTCCGCGGAGCGCTCGGCGGAGGGGCACTCGGGAACGAGCTACCCGGACAACCTGGACGGCTGGATCAAGGAAGCCCTCTCCGTCATGAAGGCCAAGGGCATCCCCGGCACCTACGAGGGCCTGCACAAGAACATCATCCGGGAGTCCTCCGGAAACCCCAGGGCGATCAACAACTGGGACATCAACGCGCAGAACGGCATACCGTCCCAGGGTCTGCTCCAGGTGATCCCGCCCACCTTCAAGGCCTACCACGTGGAGGGGACCTCCTGGGACATCTACGACCCGGTCGCCAACCTCACCGCCGCCGCCAACTACGCCGCCGACCGGTACGGGTCGATCGACAACGTCAACAGCGCCTACTGA
- the fabI gene encoding enoyl-ACP reductase FabI, translating to MSGILEGKRVLITGVLMESSIAFHTARLAQEQGAEIILTAFPRPTLTERIARKLPKPTKVVELDVTDEEHLGRLADIVGEELGGLDGVVHSIGFAPQDALGGNFLNTPFESVSTAMHVSAFSLKSLTMACLPLMQSGGSVVGLTFDAQFAWPQYDWMGPAKAALEATSRYMARDLGKQNIRCNLVSAGPLGSMAAKSIPGFDDLAAVWDTRSPLEWDLKDPEPTGRGVVALLSDWFPKTTGEIVHVDGGLHAIGA from the coding sequence ATGAGCGGAATTCTCGAGGGCAAGCGCGTCCTGATCACCGGTGTGCTGATGGAGTCCTCCATCGCCTTCCACACCGCCCGGCTGGCACAGGAGCAGGGCGCCGAGATCATCCTCACCGCCTTCCCGCGCCCCACGCTCACCGAGCGGATCGCCAGGAAGCTGCCCAAGCCCACCAAGGTCGTCGAGCTGGACGTCACCGACGAGGAGCACCTCGGCCGGCTGGCCGACATCGTCGGCGAGGAGCTGGGCGGGCTCGACGGCGTCGTGCACTCCATCGGCTTCGCGCCGCAGGACGCGCTCGGCGGGAACTTCCTGAACACCCCGTTCGAGTCCGTGTCGACCGCCATGCACGTCTCCGCCTTCTCCCTGAAGTCGCTGACGATGGCCTGCCTCCCCTTGATGCAGAGCGGTGGCTCGGTCGTCGGGCTGACCTTCGACGCCCAGTTCGCCTGGCCCCAGTACGACTGGATGGGGCCGGCGAAGGCCGCGCTGGAGGCGACCAGCCGCTACATGGCGCGCGACCTGGGGAAGCAGAACATCCGCTGCAACCTCGTGTCCGCCGGACCGCTCGGATCCATGGCGGCGAAGTCCATCCCGGGCTTCGACGACCTGGCGGCCGTGTGGGACACCCGCTCCCCCCTGGAGTGGGACCTGAAGGACCCGGAACCGACCGGTCGCGGGGTCGTGGCGCTGCTCAGCGACTGGTTCCCGAAGACGACCGGCGAGATCGTCCATGTCGACGGGGGACTGCACGCCATCGGCGCCTGA
- a CDS encoding response regulator transcription factor, translated as MAEPIKVLLVDDHQVVRRGLRTFLEIQDDIEVVGEAADGAQGVARAEELRPDVVLLDVRMPGMDGVEALRRLGDLDNPPRVLVVTSFTERRTVVPTLRAGAAGYVYKDVDPDALACAIRSVHAGHVLLQAEVAGALLVGDQAGPGAGRAGALTERESQVLGLIADGRSNREIARTLVLSEKTVKTHVSNILMKLDLSDRTQAALWAVRNGAAG; from the coding sequence GTGGCTGAACCGATCAAGGTCCTCCTCGTCGACGACCACCAAGTCGTGCGCCGGGGACTGCGGACCTTCCTGGAGATCCAGGACGACATCGAGGTGGTGGGGGAGGCGGCGGACGGCGCGCAGGGAGTGGCGCGCGCCGAGGAGTTGCGCCCCGACGTGGTCCTGCTGGACGTGCGGATGCCCGGCATGGACGGCGTCGAGGCGCTCCGTCGCCTCGGTGATCTGGACAACCCTCCGCGAGTCCTGGTCGTGACCAGCTTCACCGAGCGGCGCACCGTGGTGCCGACGCTCCGCGCCGGCGCCGCCGGGTACGTCTACAAGGACGTGGACCCCGACGCGTTGGCCTGCGCCATCCGGTCGGTGCACGCGGGCCACGTCCTGTTGCAGGCCGAGGTCGCGGGGGCGCTGCTGGTCGGCGACCAGGCCGGTCCCGGTGCCGGCCGGGCCGGCGCGCTCACCGAGCGCGAGAGCCAGGTGCTCGGCCTGATCGCCGACGGCCGCTCCAACCGTGAGATCGCGCGGACCCTCGTTCTCTCCGAGAAGACGGTGAAGACCCACGTCTCCAACATCCTGATGAAACTCGACCTGTCGGACCGCACCCAGGCCGCTCTGTGGGCGGTCAGGAACGGCGCCGCGGGCTGA
- a CDS encoding GAF domain-containing sensor histidine kinase, with the protein MSHGPRSGLAAVSSALLAMSRRMEVREVLRTIVASARELLDARYAALGVPDDHGGFAQFVVDGMDEEEWRAIGPLPRRHGVLAAMLEGAEAERLSDVRADPRFRGWPEAHPDLSDFLGLPIRDGDEVLGAIFLANKNGPRRPEGGGFTEEDEELLGILAQHAAIALTNARLYERSRELTIAEERARLAHELHDAVSQKLFSLRLTAQAAARLIDRDPARAKGELRQVAHLAADAADELRAAVVELRPAALDEDGLVATLRTHVQVLDRAHPAAVAFRDRGVRALPAAQEEAVLRVAQEALHNALRHSGAERVDVCLDRRGSGAVLRVTDDGRGFDPRGVHRAGRHLGLVSMRDRASGVGGRLSVESVPGGGTTIEMEVPGG; encoded by the coding sequence ATGTCCCATGGTCCCCGGTCCGGCCTCGCCGCGGTCAGCTCCGCCCTCCTGGCCATGAGCAGGCGCATGGAGGTGCGGGAGGTGCTCAGGACCATCGTCGCGTCCGCCCGGGAGCTGCTCGACGCCCGCTACGCCGCCCTCGGCGTGCCGGACGACCACGGGGGCTTCGCCCAGTTCGTCGTCGACGGCATGGACGAGGAGGAGTGGAGGGCCATCGGCCCCCTCCCCCGCCGGCACGGCGTTCTCGCCGCGATGCTGGAGGGAGCGGAGGCGGAGCGGCTGTCCGATGTCCGTGCCGATCCGCGCTTCCGCGGCTGGCCGGAGGCCCACCCCGACCTCTCCGACTTCCTGGGCCTGCCCATCCGCGACGGCGACGAGGTGCTCGGCGCCATCTTCCTGGCCAACAAGAACGGTCCGCGACGGCCCGAAGGCGGCGGTTTCACCGAGGAGGACGAGGAACTGCTCGGCATCCTCGCCCAGCACGCCGCGATCGCCCTGACCAACGCGCGGTTGTACGAGCGGAGCCGCGAGCTGACCATCGCGGAGGAGCGCGCCCGGTTGGCCCACGAGTTGCACGACGCCGTCAGCCAGAAGCTCTTCTCCCTACGGCTCACCGCCCAGGCCGCGGCACGGCTGATCGACCGCGACCCCGCACGGGCGAAGGGGGAACTCCGCCAGGTCGCCCACCTCGCTGCCGACGCCGCCGACGAACTGCGCGCCGCGGTGGTCGAACTGCGCCCGGCGGCGCTGGACGAGGACGGTCTCGTCGCCACCTTGCGGACGCACGTCCAGGTCCTCGACCGAGCGCACCCGGCGGCGGTCGCCTTCCGTGACAGAGGAGTGCGGGCGCTGCCCGCCGCCCAGGAGGAAGCCGTGCTGCGGGTCGCCCAAGAGGCACTGCACAACGCCCTGCGCCACTCCGGCGCCGAGCGCGTCGACGTCTGTCTGGACCGCCGGGGGAGCGGGGCCGTCCTGCGGGTGACCGACGACGGCCGGGGCTTCGACCCGAGAGGCGTCCACCGGGCCGGGCGGCATCTGGGCCTGGTGTCGATGCGCGACCGGGCGAGCGGTGTGGGTGGCCGCCTGTCCGTGGAATCGGTGCCGGGCGGAGGCACCACGATCGAGATGGAGGTACCGGGTGGCTGA
- the serB gene encoding phosphoserine phosphatase SerB: MSASQNPDVPTLLVKIFGKDRPGITAGLFDTLASYAVDVVDIEQVVTRGRIVLCALVTEPAPGAEGDLRATVHGWAESMRMQAEIISGLGDNRPRGLGRSLVTVLGHPLTSEAAAAIAARITRAGGNIDRIFRLAKYPVTAVEFAVSGVETEPLRTTLVTDAGALGVDIAVVAAGLHRRAQRLVVMDVDSTLIQDEVIELFARHAGCEAEVAAVTEAAMRGELDFEQSLHARVALLEGLDASVVEKVRGEVRLTPGARTLIRTLKRLGYQVGVVSGGFTQVTDDLRERLGLDFAQANTLEIADGRLTGRVTGEIVDRAGKARLLRRFAAQAGVPLAQTVAIGDGANDLDMLNAAGLGVAFNAKPVVRQAAHTAVNVPFLDTVLYLLGVTREEVEAADTVEDGLPGSEPEERTWDPAPRGGEPGPGATVCETRPYGR, encoded by the coding sequence ATGAGCGCTTCGCAGAACCCCGACGTTCCCACCCTTCTCGTCAAGATCTTCGGCAAGGACCGGCCGGGCATCACGGCGGGGTTGTTCGACACCCTCGCGTCCTACGCCGTCGACGTCGTCGACATCGAGCAGGTCGTCACGCGGGGTCGGATAGTCCTGTGCGCCCTGGTGACCGAACCCGCGCCGGGGGCGGAGGGCGATCTGCGGGCCACGGTGCACGGCTGGGCCGAGTCGATGAGAATGCAGGCCGAGATCATCTCCGGACTCGGGGACAACCGCCCCCGCGGCCTCGGCCGCTCCCTGGTCACGGTGCTCGGACACCCCCTCACCTCCGAGGCCGCGGCGGCGATCGCCGCCCGGATCACCCGGGCCGGCGGCAACATCGACCGCATCTTCCGCCTGGCCAAGTACCCGGTCACGGCGGTCGAGTTCGCCGTGTCGGGGGTGGAGACCGAGCCGTTGCGCACCACGCTCGTGACGGACGCGGGTGCGCTGGGCGTGGACATCGCCGTCGTGGCCGCCGGGCTGCATCGCAGGGCACAGCGTCTGGTGGTGATGGATGTGGACTCCACGTTGATCCAGGACGAGGTGATCGAGCTCTTCGCCCGGCACGCGGGCTGCGAGGCCGAGGTGGCCGCGGTCACGGAGGCGGCGATGCGCGGCGAACTGGACTTCGAGCAGTCGCTGCACGCGCGGGTGGCGCTGTTGGAGGGGCTGGACGCCTCGGTGGTGGAGAAGGTCCGCGGCGAGGTGCGGCTGACGCCGGGGGCGCGGACCCTGATCCGCACGCTGAAGCGACTCGGCTACCAGGTGGGGGTCGTCTCCGGTGGGTTCACCCAGGTCACGGACGATCTCCGAGAGCGGCTGGGGTTGGACTTCGCCCAGGCCAACACGTTGGAGATCGCGGACGGACGACTGACAGGTCGGGTGACCGGAGAGATCGTCGACAGGGCGGGCAAGGCCAGGCTGCTGCGCAGGTTCGCCGCCCAGGCCGGCGTTCCCCTGGCGCAGACCGTCGCGATCGGGGATGGGGCCAACGACCTGGACATGTTGAACGCGGCCGGACTCGGGGTCGCCTTCAACGCCAAGCCGGTGGTGCGCCAGGCGGCGCACACCGCGGTGAACGTGCCCTTCCTCGACACGGTGCTCTATCTGCTGGGAGTCACCCGGGAAGAGGTCGAGGCCGCCGACACCGTCGAGGACGGCCTCCCGGGGTCTGAGCCGGAGGAGCGCACCTGGGACCCGGCGCCTCGCGGCGGGGAGCCGGGGCCGGGTGCCACCGTCTGCGAGACTCGCCCGTACGGCCGATGA
- the fabG gene encoding 3-oxoacyl-[acyl-carrier-protein] reductase, producing MSRSVLVTGGNRGIGLAIARAFAEAGDKVAVTYRSGEPPAGFLGVRCDITDAEQVEQAYKEIEDAHGPVEVLVANAGVTRDQLLMRMSEEDFTSVLDTNLTGTFRVVKRANRGMLRARRGRVVLISSVVGLLGSAGQANYAASKAGLVGFARSLARELGSRNITFNVVAPGFVHTDMTDALSDDQRAGILAQVPLGRYAEPEEVAKVVRFLTSDDASYITGAVIPVDGGLGMGH from the coding sequence TTGAGCCGCTCGGTTCTCGTCACCGGAGGTAATCGGGGCATCGGCCTCGCCATCGCCCGCGCGTTCGCCGAGGCCGGCGACAAGGTGGCGGTCACCTACCGCTCGGGCGAACCGCCCGCCGGGTTCCTGGGCGTCAGATGCGACATCACCGACGCCGAGCAGGTGGAGCAGGCCTACAAGGAGATCGAGGACGCGCACGGGCCGGTCGAGGTCCTCGTCGCGAACGCGGGGGTCACCAGGGACCAGCTGCTGATGCGCATGTCCGAGGAGGACTTCACCTCCGTCCTCGACACCAACCTCACGGGTACGTTCCGTGTGGTCAAGCGCGCCAATCGCGGCATGCTGCGGGCCAGGAGGGGGCGGGTGGTGCTCATCTCGTCCGTCGTCGGGCTGCTGGGCAGCGCGGGACAGGCCAACTACGCGGCGTCCAAGGCCGGACTGGTCGGGTTCGCCCGCTCGCTCGCCCGCGAACTGGGGTCGCGGAACATCACGTTCAACGTCGTCGCGCCGGGCTTCGTCCACACCGACATGACCGACGCGCTCAGCGACGATCAGCGCGCCGGGATCCTGGCGCAGGTCCCCCTCGGTCGGTACGCGGAGCCCGAGGAGGTGGCCAAGGTGGTGCGCTTCCTCACCTCGGACGACGCCTCGTACATCACTGGAGCCGTCATCCCCGTTGACGGCGGACTGGGAATGGGTCACTGA
- a CDS encoding histidine phosphatase family protein, giving the protein MSAAELRTLVLLRHAKADWPEVADHERPLAERGRLDAAEAGRRLADTGITFDQALCSTATRTRETWKLAVQEFPHRPRTVYEDRVYGASPGELIALLNETPDEVRHALLIGHNPATHAVADILSRSSEQEARERMERRGFPTAAFAVLSFAGPWASLEPGVATLRDYWAPAE; this is encoded by the coding sequence ATGAGCGCCGCAGAACTCCGTACCCTCGTCCTCCTCCGGCACGCCAAGGCCGACTGGCCGGAGGTGGCCGACCACGAACGCCCGCTGGCCGAGCGGGGGCGTCTGGACGCCGCCGAGGCCGGACGTCGGTTGGCCGACACCGGCATCACCTTCGACCAGGCCCTGTGCTCCACGGCGACCCGCACCCGGGAGACCTGGAAGCTCGCGGTCCAGGAGTTCCCGCACCGGCCGAGGACCGTGTACGAGGACCGGGTCTACGGGGCCTCTCCCGGCGAGCTGATCGCCCTTCTCAACGAGACCCCCGACGAGGTCCGGCACGCCCTGCTGATCGGCCACAATCCGGCGACGCACGCGGTCGCCGACATCCTCTCCCGCTCGTCCGAGCAGGAGGCCCGGGAGCGGATGGAACGCCGAGGCTTCCCGACCGCCGCCTTCGCGGTGTTGTCCTTCGCCGGGCCGTGGGCGTCCTTGGAGCCCGGCGTGGCGACGCTGCGTGACTACTGGGCGCCCGCCGAGTGA
- a CDS encoding FadR/GntR family transcriptional regulator: MPLSHPRRSALSDQVIESLRRQIVSGEWPVGSRIPTEPELVERLGVARNTVREAVRALAHTGLLDIRQGSGTFVAATSELAGVMGRRFADTDPGHVAELRSTLESAAAGLAAERRTDDDLRRLDALLVDRERAWDTAGPEVFAAADTAFHQAVVAAAHNEVMSALYADLGEVLRTWLLDDLADRPSRGPLGDHASLVRAIRSGDARTARAEAAGHPYGCRVGPPGSEGPIDA; this comes from the coding sequence GTGCCGCTGAGCCATCCACGTCGATCGGCTCTGTCCGATCAGGTGATCGAGTCCCTGCGCCGCCAGATCGTCTCCGGCGAGTGGCCGGTGGGCTCGCGCATCCCCACCGAACCCGAGCTGGTGGAACGACTCGGGGTGGCACGCAACACGGTTCGAGAGGCGGTGCGCGCCTTGGCCCACACCGGCCTGCTGGATATCCGCCAGGGGTCCGGCACCTTCGTGGCGGCCACCAGTGAACTGGCCGGGGTGATGGGTCGACGCTTCGCCGACACCGATCCCGGGCACGTCGCCGAGCTGCGCTCCACCCTCGAATCGGCGGCGGCCGGGCTGGCGGCGGAGCGCCGCACCGACGACGACCTGCGCCGGCTCGACGCCCTGCTGGTGGACCGGGAGCGGGCATGGGACACGGCGGGCCCCGAGGTGTTCGCGGCGGCCGACACCGCCTTCCACCAGGCGGTCGTGGCCGCCGCCCACAACGAGGTGATGTCCGCCCTCTACGCCGACCTCGGCGAGGTCCTGCGGACCTGGCTACTCGACGACCTGGCCGACCGGCCGTCCCGGGGCCCGCTCGGCGACCACGCGAGCCTGGTCCGGGCCATCAGGTCCGGGGACGCCCGGACGGCGCGGGCGGAGGCGGCGGGCCATCCGTACGGCTGCCGTGTCGGGCCGCCGGGGAGCGAGGGGCCGATCGACGCGTGA
- a CDS encoding FHA domain-containing protein codes for MPELVLESNGRTWTLDPSRSYTLGRDPRGDIVVEDARVSWRHATISHDGHCWAIDDHGSTNGTYVRGHRVRHLELGPGSVVNLGNANDGPRLSLTESGAPATALEMPTFHVDQTPGPDSAWAAPARDASAGAPAWAEPVHDVPAGWPAGSDPAVRPPAPGRHAGAPGDPGADVPRQGGAGASPASGDRNATTFHRLSLDRVMRIGRALDNDLVVSDLQVSRSHAEFRARPDGRLEIRDLGSHNGTYVNGQPIPKEGGRLLDPSDVVGVGHSTFRIVGDRLEEFVDTGEVTFSARHLTVTVDGGRRILQDVSFGVPEKSLVAVIGPSGSGKSTLLRALTGYRPADRGEVLYDERDLYRQFAELRRRIGLVPQDDILHTELTVTRALGYAAKLRFPADTTAAEREARIDEVLRELRLDEHRGKKVSSLSGGQRKRVSVALELLTKPSLIFLDEPTSGLDPGMDRDVMQLLRGLADDGRTVLVVTHSVAELALCDKLLVMAPGGSVAYFGPPGEALDFFGYETWADVFSAFESYRDYDWAGRWKGSQHYRVHAADLDAGAARPASPPRQRAPRPPEPQGWTSQWVTLMRRYVSVIASDRGFLALTVLSPVVLGAVSLLIDQGQGLLPNPVDPGSGEILPNSTATTVLLILAVGACLAGAANSIRELIKERVIYERERATGLSRSAYLMSKVAVLGAITLLQGSLVAVIGLSSRELPPEGLILGGFTLLELALPVMALGFTSMMFGLVVSSLVRTAEKTMPLLVMFAIVQVVFTGCLFALHGAVGVNQLSYLMPSRWAVAAAGATLDLNRVSPPSPGADPDPLWQHTLATWGLDMAAVLALGLLCGFLVARFLRRHEPEVMRG; via the coding sequence GTGCCGGAACTCGTACTGGAATCGAATGGACGCACGTGGACGCTGGACCCGTCCAGGTCCTACACCCTGGGGCGTGACCCCAGGGGGGACATCGTGGTCGAGGACGCCCGGGTCTCCTGGCGTCACGCCACGATCAGCCACGACGGCCACTGCTGGGCGATCGACGACCACGGCAGCACCAACGGCACGTACGTACGAGGGCACCGGGTCCGGCATCTGGAACTGGGCCCCGGGTCGGTCGTCAACCTGGGGAACGCCAACGACGGCCCTCGGCTGAGCCTGACCGAGTCCGGGGCGCCCGCGACCGCCCTGGAGATGCCGACGTTCCACGTCGACCAGACGCCAGGACCGGACTCCGCGTGGGCGGCACCCGCCCGAGACGCCTCCGCCGGTGCCCCGGCGTGGGCGGAGCCGGTCCACGACGTGCCGGCGGGGTGGCCCGCCGGGTCCGATCCGGCCGTCCGTCCACCGGCGCCCGGGCGCCACGCCGGCGCCCCGGGCGATCCCGGGGCCGACGTTCCGCGGCAGGGGGGAGCCGGCGCCTCTCCGGCGTCCGGGGACCGCAACGCCACCACCTTCCACCGCCTCTCGCTCGACCGTGTCATGCGCATCGGTCGGGCCCTGGACAACGACCTGGTCGTCTCCGACCTGCAGGTCTCCCGCAGCCACGCCGAGTTCCGGGCCAGGCCCGACGGCCGCCTGGAGATCCGCGACCTGGGTTCGCACAACGGCACCTACGTCAACGGCCAGCCCATCCCGAAGGAGGGCGGCAGACTCCTCGACCCGTCCGACGTCGTGGGTGTCGGGCACTCCACCTTCCGGATCGTCGGGGACCGGCTGGAGGAGTTCGTCGACACCGGCGAGGTGACCTTCTCGGCCCGTCACCTCACCGTCACCGTGGACGGAGGCAGGAGAATCCTCCAGGACGTCTCCTTCGGCGTCCCCGAGAAGTCGCTGGTCGCGGTCATCGGTCCGTCCGGCTCCGGCAAGTCCACGCTGCTGCGGGCGCTGACCGGATACCGGCCCGCCGACCGCGGCGAGGTCCTCTACGACGAGCGCGACCTCTATCGGCAGTTCGCCGAGTTGCGCCGACGTATCGGCCTGGTACCGCAGGACGACATCCTGCACACCGAGCTGACCGTCACGAGGGCGCTCGGGTACGCCGCCAAGCTGCGGTTCCCCGCGGACACCACGGCGGCCGAACGCGAGGCCAGGATCGACGAGGTGCTGCGCGAACTGCGGCTCGACGAGCATCGGGGCAAGAAGGTCAGCTCGCTCTCCGGTGGCCAGCGCAAACGCGTCTCGGTCGCCCTCGAACTGCTGACCAAACCGTCCCTGATCTTCCTCGACGAACCCACCTCGGGCCTCGACCCCGGCATGGACCGCGACGTCATGCAACTGCTGCGCGGTCTCGCGGACGACGGGCGCACGGTGCTCGTCGTCACGCACTCGGTGGCCGAGCTGGCCCTCTGCGACAAGCTCCTGGTGATGGCGCCCGGCGGTTCCGTGGCCTATTTCGGTCCGCCCGGGGAGGCTCTCGACTTCTTCGGATACGAGACCTGGGCCGACGTCTTCTCGGCCTTCGAGAGCTACCGCGACTACGACTGGGCCGGCCGCTGGAAGGGCTCGCAGCACTACCGGGTGCACGCGGCCGACCTCGACGCCGGTGCGGCGCGGCCCGCGAGCCCGCCGAGGCAGCGGGCGCCACGGCCACCCGAACCACAGGGCTGGACCTCCCAGTGGGTCACGCTGATGCGCCGCTACGTGTCGGTGATCGCCTCCGACAGGGGGTTCCTCGCGCTGACGGTGTTGTCGCCGGTGGTGCTCGGCGCGGTGAGCCTGCTCATCGACCAGGGGCAGGGGCTGCTGCCCAACCCGGTCGACCCGGGTTCCGGCGAGATCCTGCCGAACAGCACGGCGACCACCGTGCTCCTGATCCTCGCGGTCGGGGCGTGCCTCGCCGGCGCGGCCAACTCCATCCGCGAGCTGATCAAGGAACGGGTGATCTACGAGCGGGAACGCGCGACCGGGCTGTCGCGTTCGGCCTACCTGATGTCCAAGGTCGCCGTGCTCGGTGCGATCACCCTGCTGCAGGGGTCGCTGGTCGCGGTGATCGGCCTCTCCTCCCGGGAGCTCCCCCCCGAAGGGCTGATCCTCGGCGGCTTCACGCTGCTCGAACTGGCCCTGCCGGTCATGGCACTGGGATTCACCTCGATGATGTTCGGACTGGTCGTCTCCTCGCTGGTGAGAACCGCGGAGAAGACCATGCCCCTGTTGGTGATGTTCGCGATCGTCCAGGTGGTCTTCACGGGCTGCCTCTTCGCCCTGCACGGCGCCGTCGGGGTGAACCAGCTCTCCTACCTCATGCCCTCGCGTTGGGCCGTGGCCGCCGCCGGGGCCACCCTGGACCTCAACCGGGTCAGCCCCCCGTCCCCGGGCGCCGACCCCGATCCGCTGTGGCAACACACGCTCGCGACGTGGGGCCTGGACATGGCCGCCGTCCTCGCGCTCGGCCTGCTCTGCGGATTCCTGGTCGCCCGGTTCCTGCGCCGCCACGAACCCGAGGTCATGCGCGGCTAG